The segment GGCGGCGCTGGCCGTTACCGAGGAGGAGAGCCACGGGCGCCAGGAGCGGCGGGCGGCGCGTGTCGTGCGTGCGCCGGGGCTTGGCCGCAAGCACGGCTTTACCGGCCTCGCAGCCATCGGCGAGGTCAAGCGCACGCGTGTGATCAATGGCAAACGGCAGGAAGAGTGCTGTCTCTATGTGCTCTCGCGACCGATGTCCGCCAACGACCTGCTCGCCGTCGTGCGCCGTCACTGGGATGTCGAGAATGGCCTGCACTGGCAACTCGACGTGGTCTTCCGCGAGGACGACTGCCGGACCAGAAAGGATCACGGCCCCGAAAACCTCGCTCTGCTGCGGCGCTTCTGCCTCAATACTTTCCGAGCCGACAGCAAAAAGGACACCATGCGTGGCAAAATGATGCGTGCAGGCTGGAACGATGCTTATCTCTTCCAACTCATGACTCAAATGCGATAGCCCTGCCCTCGTGGGGGAGATGTCCGGTAGGCCAGAGGGGGGCCTGTCCCTCCAGCGTCTCGAAAGATCCTGCACCGCAGCAGCGCTGCAAGGAACAGAATAGGGAGTTCGCTCCCGTCCTTTGGGGGAAGACGGATAGCTAGGTGGCATTTAGCTTAGCCTAATCGTTGGGGATTGGCGGCAGAAGGTCGGTTGGCAGCAAGCCTATGCGCTTGCGACCTCGCGGTCCACGCAATGTGGTCCGCCGGCCTCAAGTCAAATCTCTGCAAGATCGCCCAGCGACTGTATCAGCGGCTGAATTTCGCTTTCGTAATGCTTCCAGCGCTTGACGGACGATTTGTAAATCGGTTGACGAACCTGCCAGCGGCTGACCGTGTTGACCGAACCATCCTTGTCGAAAAAGCGCAGGCAGGCATCGTCCCAGGGCAAGCCAAGATGTTCGATGAGACGGCGCGATTGCGTCTCCTGATCCGCAACCAGCGTCTCGTAGCGGTTTTCGAAGATGCGTCCCGGAAAAACCTTGTCCCAGTGCCGCATCAGGCGATCATACTCTCGGTAGTACAGCCCCAGTGTCTGCAGGTCGGCGTTGTAGCTGTGTTGCTTGGTGAAATTCAAAACAAAGCAGGAGAGACAATTGTCGATGGCATCGCGGCGGCAATGAATGATGCGCGCGTTGGGAAAGAGAATTCCAATGAGACCCATAAGCTCGAAATTATGAGGCAGCTTGTCGACAATGCGCAGCGCGGCAGGCGGGTGTTGACGCAGGTAGGACAAATATTCTTCGGCCAGCGTTCTCGATTGGTCTCTCGTCATTGACATGATCGAACCGCGGAAGGCTTCGTCCGGCTGCGTCCTGAAACCCATCGAGTTCGCGATTCGCCGCAGCTTCGTAAGCTCCCCGGCGCCATGAACATCCGGATGGCTCGCGCAGATTTGCTCAGTCAGCGTCGTCCCCGAACGCGGCATGCCGAGCACAAACACCGGTATTTCGGACGGATTTCCGTGGCTGGCCTTGGCTGCCAGCATCTCCGGACTGAATAACTCGATCATGGAATCGACCCAGCGGCGGTAAGATTCCAGGTCGAAATCGTAGCCTGCGACGCGTTTGGCTTTCTGGAAGTGATCCATTGCCTCGTCATAACGCTGAAGGTCGTCCAACACTTTGCCTGCGGCGTGATGGAGCTGCTGTGCGAGATCTGGGGCAAGGTTCGGGTTGGCGAGTTCGCTCAGGATGGAAGCGAGTTCGGAGGGCTCCTCGGTGAATTTGCGCGTGTGCATCAAATCGTTGTAGGCGGCCGGCATATTGAGGCGACGCTCGATCGCCTCTTTCAGATAGGCCCTGGCGTCGTCCATGCGACCGAGGCTGGTGAGCGCGTTTGCCAGACCCGTTCGGACCATAGGATGAATGCTATTGATCTTGAGCGCTT is part of the Mesorhizobium sp. L-2-11 genome and harbors:
- a CDS encoding tetratricopeptide repeat-containing sulfotransferase family protein encodes the protein MNTRMPPAWSKHIKAQPAPKVKQPKVKPPSRAQADDILLRQALDLQQAKRLSEAEELCHRVLARTPNHPLSLYILGTLGLGFDDELAIQYFARAIGQAPQNPYFHLSLGEAYLKVGDSLLAIKHLQRACELKPDLVEALCGLGRAYVSSDKAAMALPLYEKALKINSIHPMVRTGLANALTSLGRMDDARAYLKEAIERRLNMPAAYNDLMHTRKFTEEPSELASILSELANPNLAPDLAQQLHHAAGKVLDDLQRYDEAMDHFQKAKRVAGYDFDLESYRRWVDSMIELFSPEMLAAKASHGNPSEIPVFVLGMPRSGTTLTEQICASHPDVHGAGELTKLRRIANSMGFRTQPDEAFRGSIMSMTRDQSRTLAEEYLSYLRQHPPAALRIVDKLPHNFELMGLIGILFPNARIIHCRRDAIDNCLSCFVLNFTKQHSYNADLQTLGLYYREYDRLMRHWDKVFPGRIFENRYETLVADQETQSRRLIEHLGLPWDDACLRFFDKDGSVNTVSRWQVRQPIYKSSVKRWKHYESEIQPLIQSLGDLAEI